Genomic segment of Candidatus Eisenbacteria bacterium:
GCATGAGCGTAGCATCGTTGGTCCAGTACGCGACTGTTCGCTCGAGGTCCTTTGCGGCGGCGGCCGAAGCCCATGCTTGATCCTGCGCGAGGATGTCTCGGCGTTCGGTCTCAAAGTCCCGCTGAGTGGAGCTACATCCGAGTAGGAAGGTTGGGAGGAGGAACAGACACAGCGCGAACGACCTCATGAGCACCCCCTGACTCTGGTCGGTGAGAACCACTCATCGCACGCGCCCCTTCTAATCAATTCCTGCCGTCCGATCCTGTCGGGCGGTCCAGATCGATCTGCCGTGAGGCGGGCCCTACGGTTCGGGTCGGCCGGCCGTCGAAAACATAGCCCTGCCGCACGGACTGCGAGCCGCATCCCGCGGCGCAGTTTTTCGCCCAATCGCTCGCCACGAGGACCCTTGTTCCGTCTCTCGAAGGCACCGCGTGGGGCTCGCATCGGTAGCATCCCGCGTAGTCGCTGTGCGTGTGTCCCCAGCGTTGCAGGGCGCGACTCCCGTCCGTCTTGACCGAGATCACCTCGTCCCAGTAACGCTTGCCGATCTGGGATGGATTGTTCATGTACGTGACGTAGGCCCATCCGGGCCGGTCCAGATTCCGCATGGACACCCATCCCACGGATGCCTCGTTCTCCGGATTCGTGAGTCCGAGGACCGTGCCGTCGTCGAGCTTCACCATCGTCACACGGCCTATGTCCGGCCCGCCGACACAAGCCCTTCCCCCGACGATGACCTCTTCGCCGGTCTCCGTGAGACCCATATCGGCATGCTTGAGCGGGAAAATCCAGCCCTGGGACGGAGGAAAAAGGGATGCGTAGGCTCCTCCGGGATCGCATACCGTGCCGGGCGACATGGGATGGGCGCTCAAAGCGAGGGTGCCGGGATCGACGCCCAGGATGCGATGCGCGTCGGCCGTCACCAACGAATCGGTCGAGCCGCCGCGATAGATTTTGTCGGCGTACTTCACGTCCACATAGTCTCCCAGGGGAGAGATCGAGACGTTGCCAATCGTGTCCGGCGGGGCGGGAAGGGAGGTTGGAAGCGTCAAAATCGGCCCAACGCGGACGTTCGGATACGGCGCGTACGGAGGCTGCGGGTCCATATCCACGACGAATACCGAGCTCCCGCTGCTCAGAGCGACGAACCGGCCATCATTCGATGGATTTCCTTCTCCCTTGCCGAAGCCGTCCACCGCGAGCGGCAGAGGCCACGCCCTGGTTTGCCGACACTCCAGGACGTCGAACCATTCGAGGGTCCGACCATCTTGCGAGACGTTGATCTGCTCGTGGGGATACGCCCGGGAGGGATGCCAGCGAAAATCCCACGGCGCGAAGCTTCCGCAACCCATCCTTTGCACCGGGAGAAATGTCTCCCCATCCAAGGTGAGTTTGCTTGGGGTGCCGCCAGAGCGGTTCTCGATCAGTACCCACGACTGATCCGAGTTCCAGGGTTCCTGTTTGGAATACACGTGCCTCACGTCGGAGCCCCACGTCTTCGAAGGACCCGGCCCAAGAGGGATGGGTGCGCCTGGGTCTCCGGCGATCCTCCTGAATGGCGTGCGAAAGATCGAATCCGGCATGGATACAAGGTAGGCTGGCTTTCCGACTTGAGGCTCCGAACAGACGGAGGAATCCGAGATCATATCCCGGAATCCAGGATAGGTCGTGGCCGAGCTTGTCGCGGGTATGAGAAGGAGAAGCAGGAACCGTTTCATCTGGCCACCTCATCCTGGATCACAAGGCTCCCCTTCAATTGCGCGCTTCCTTTCGCGTCGACCAGCTCGTTGCCGACGGCTGCAACGAGATCCCGATCCAGGTCCGTCACTTCAACAAGCGCATGCTCAAGAGCAGCCTGCGCCTTCCTGAGGGCCCGCGTCGCCCCCGCGGCGTCCGAGGAGCGGAGGCGAACGGCCGCGTCCGCGCGGAAGATCCGGTGCTGCTCCGTCAAAGCCGGCTCGGCATCCTTCAAGAACTTCTTCGCTTCCACCACATCTCGACGAAAGAACGCCAAATAGAACGCAACCTCGGCTGCCGCGTCTCCACGGACCAGCGCGGGGGAGGCATCGTACATGCCGAGGAGCGCGTCGACGGCGGCCTCGGCTTGCAGGCGATTTCCCTGATCGAGTCGGTGCCGTAGAACGAGCGTCATGGCGCCAAGTGCCAATGCCGCCGGAGAGCGTATCGCCCCGGCAGTTCGTACCAGCTCTGCGCTCCACTCGCGCGGCCGGACCCCGGCTGCCGCCAGCCCCATCAATGCCACGACGGCGGCCTCTTCCTTGGCCTTCACCCGGTTCGCCGCGAAGAGCAGGACCTTGCCGCCGTCACTCCGAACTCCGATTCCAGTGCCAAAGGGCTGGACGGTGGCAACCAGCACGCACGCAGACATCAATGCGAGCACCATGGCCCATCGACTGAGGGATGTGAGCGCGGGGATGGAATTGCCGACCCAGAAGGCAACGACCGACAGCGCGAGGCTCGCCAGCGGACCTCCGGCCGCGTAGAAGGCCATCCGCGCCGCGAGCGCGCGCGTGTCCGTGGGATACGCTAGGGCCATTCCGCCCCATGCGGCGGGAAGTCGATTCCATCGGAGGCGAATGCTGGCTCCCTCGCGAGCGAGCCAGACTGGACCGATGGCGAAAAAGCCAAAGCGAAAGCCCATGATTCGGCCGGCGACGAGGTGTCCCGCCTCGTGCACCGCGAGGGCGCACGAAGCACCTCCCAGAAGCATCATGAATGATAGAATCGATCTCAAATTCTGTCCCCGTGATCCAACTACGCCTCGCGCTTCGAGGTCCGCGCGCGTCTCGCGGCAACGCGGCGGTAAAAGGCGCGTACCTTGTTGCGATTTCCGCAACTCTTCATGCTACACCAGCGGCGGCTGTGACTGCGCGAGGTATCCAGGAAGAACCAGCCGCACTCGGCGTCGCCGCATTGGCGCACGAACCGGCAATCGGCCGAGGTCAGGAGGTGGGCCGCGTCGAGCGCGGCGGCCCACGCCAGCCGGTTCGGGTCGGACGCGCCCTTGCGCCACGCCCACCCCGTCGCACGGCCGCTCGGTTGGAGCGTGCGGGCCGCCCACGCCATGCGGCACGCCGCCTCCAGCCGCCGGAGCGGACCGGACGGAGGCGTCTTTCCTCGGATTCTGGCCCTGAACACCGCAGCGATCGCCTCGCGCACCTCGATTGCTTTGGTCAGCGCGCGCGCCGCCGCGCGCGGATGCGATCCGGCCCAGGCGCGCAACCTGCCGACCTCGGCGCGTCCGAGCGCACCCCCGGACCAACCCCAGCGCAGCAGATCGGGGAAGGCGCGCAGCAGCTCGACGGGCCGTTTGCGAAGCCGCCAATCGAGCGTGTTCGCAAAGTCCAACGCCAGGCTTCCACCGGTTCCGGTGCCCGGCCACGGGCTCTTGAATTGATCCTTCACAGGTCCTCCTCCCGCCGCCGCCGACCCGATACTAACCCTCAAAAGCAGTTTGACAGGTTATGTCGCCTGGGTCATCATAACCCATGTTAGCCGATACACGGGTTATATGCTAGGGCCTGTGCGGGCCCCTTACCAGGGGAGGGAACGATGAACGAATGCGAGCGGCTGGCGGACCAATTGACACGGGCACTGAACGGCGATGCCTGGCACGGGCCATCCTGGCGGGAGACGCTCGAGGGGATCACGCGCGAGGCGGCCCTCCATCGACCGATCCCCGAAGCCCACACGATCGCCGAGATCGTCCTGCACGCCACCACCTGGCACGACGTGGTGCGGCGCCGGCTCGAGGGGGAATCACCCGAGGTGTCGGACGCCCAGGACTGGCCCGCCGCGTCGTTCTCCGACGAGGCGGGGTGGTCGGCAGCGGTGGCGCGCCTGTTCGAGACCGGGAACACGCTGGCGGCGACCATCAGACGATTCGAGGCGGAGAAGGTGCATGGGACGCGGCCGGGTGTGGACGGCACGTGGTTCGAGTTGATCATTGGCGAGTTGCAGCACGTGCTCTACCACGCGGGACAGGTCGGGCTTCTCAAGAAGGCACACGTGCGCTTGGCCGTGTGAGCGATCAGGCTGCCCACTCGCCTCCCGACATCGTATACAATTTCTGGCCGGGGTGTCTTCACGGAGCAGGCTGACGCAGGTTTTCGCAAGGGGGATATCATGACCACAACGACGCTTCAGATCCGCAGCCTCATGCCAACCCTTACCGTAAATGACCTCAAGCGGAGCCTTCAATTCTACCGGGATGGTCTGGGATTTGCGGTCGGCGAGGAAATGAAGGAGGGCGGTGAACTCACAGGCGTGCTGCTCGAGGCCGGAGGAGCGGGCTTGGGGCTTTCGCAGGACGACTTTGCAAAGGGCCGCGACCGGGTCAAAGGCGTGGGAATGCGCCTGTACCTTGAGACGGATCAGGATGTCGGAGTGCTCGCGCGGCAAGCGAAGGCGGCGGGGATCACCCTGAACGATGGACCCGGACCTCTCCCGTGGGGGCCCATGGGGTTCACGGTGACGGACCCCGATGGATTCAAACTGACCATCTCGAATCCTGCCTGAGAGGCGGGCGCGGGCGCGGCACGGCGTCGGGTGGGGCGCCGTGTCAGCCCGGGCTTACCCGATCTGGATCTCGGGGGGCACCTCCGGGTTCATCAACGATGCACCCCCGTCTGCGTAAATCACCTGTCCCGTGATCCACTTCGCCTTTTCCGAACACAGGAGCTCCGCGACATTCCCCACGTCCTCCGGGGTGCCCAAGCGTCCCATCGGCGTCCAGCCACGCGTGTGCCAGCTCCGGATAAGGCTCTGGGCTTGCTCCGGGAGCGTGTTCAGGACGCTGTCCTCGGTCCAGCCAGGACTGATGGCATTCACGGTGATACCGCGTTTCGCGAGTGTGACCGCGAAATAGCGAACGAGGGATTCCAGCGCCGCTTTCGCTGAACCCATTCCCACCCATGGTTGCAGCCCGCCGGTGCGGCTTCCTTCCGCGTAGGTGATCGCGAGAACTCGTCCGCCGTCGCGCATGAAGGGAACCGCCTCGCGCACGCCGACCAGAAATGCCTTGGCCTGCGAATCAAACGCGGTGTCCCACTGCTTCAGGGTGATGCTCAGGGGTGGCTCAAAGAACTCGGGCGCCTCAGGCCGTGCATTGCTGACGAAGATATCGAGCGTCCCAAAGGCGGCCTTGACCTTGCCGAGCATGGCGCTGATTTCATCTGGACGCGTCACATCTGCCTGGACCACCACACCGTCGGAGCCGAGCTTGCGCACTTGCGCGAGCGTTTCCTTTGCGGCGGCTTCGTTCCGGTAGTAGTGGATCGCGACCTTCACGTGATCGCGCGCCAGCGCGAGCGCGATCCCTCTGCCGATGCCGCGTGAACTGCCCGTGATGAGCGCGTGTCTTTCACGAGGAGCCATAGGTCCCCCTTCTCGGCTAGGCCGATGCCTCAACGGTTTTGACGGGTCACGGCACGACGGTGCTACTTCGTGTGCCCGATTGCCACCGAAAATGATTCACTCGGGACCCAGCGACCCCGGGCGCACCGTCGTTTTGGCATGACGCCGGAAGCGCGAAACCCTAGCATGACGCCCCATGCACGACGACATGCCGGGTCCCTCGCTTGGCGGCCCCACCCTCGCCCTCATCCTCCTGGCGTTCTCGCTCGCTTTCGCCGGCTGGTTCGTCGGCAAGGGCATTCGGGAGATCCGCACAGCGGATCGGTTCGTCACCGTGAAGGGCGTGGCGGAGCGCGAGGCGAAGGCCGACCTGTCGCTCTGGCCCATCCAGCTCGCCGTCCCCGACGCGGATCTCTCCGTGGCACAGAGCCGAATCAACCAGAACGTCTCGAAGGTGATGACCTTTCTGCGCGCGAACGGAATCGACTCGAGCGACGTCGAGCTACAGGGATTGCGGGTCACCGACACGTACGCGAACCCGTACAATCCCGGAGGACGGCAGGGACCACGCTTCGTCATCCAGCAAACAGTGATGGTCCGATCCGAAAAGCCGGAGATCGTCCGCGCCGCCAGCCAGAAGGTCGGCGATCTCGTGAACGCCGGCGTCGTCCTCTCCTCGGGCCCCGAGTGGGGCGCCGGGGGACCGTCCTACCTCTTCCGGAGGCTGAACGACCTCAAGCCGAGCATGATCGCCGAGGCGACGGCCGAAGCCCGAAAGGCCGCCGAGCAATTCGCGAAGGATTCGCATAGTCGCCTCGGGGGAATCCACAGCGCGAACCAGGGAATCTTCGTCATTCTCCCTCGCGACGCTGCCGGGAGCGAGGGCGGTCCCGGAATGAGCGAGCAATCCCAGATCTTCAAGACCGTGCGGGTCGTCACCACGGTGGAGTACCTCCTGCGCGATTG
This window contains:
- a CDS encoding M50 family metallopeptidase, which translates into the protein MMLLGGASCALAVHEAGHLVAGRIMGFRFGFFAIGPVWLAREGASIRLRWNRLPAAWGGMALAYPTDTRALAARMAFYAAGGPLASLALSVVAFWVGNSIPALTSLSRWAMVLALMSACVLVATVQPFGTGIGVRSDGGKVLLFAANRVKAKEEAAVVALMGLAAAGVRPREWSAELVRTAGAIRSPAALALGAMTLVLRHRLDQGNRLQAEAAVDALLGMYDASPALVRGDAAAEVAFYLAFFRRDVVEAKKFLKDAEPALTEQHRIFRADAAVRLRSSDAAGATRALRKAQAALEHALVEVTDLDRDLVAAVGNELVDAKGSAQLKGSLVIQDEVAR
- a CDS encoding DinB family protein, which produces MNECERLADQLTRALNGDAWHGPSWRETLEGITREAALHRPIPEAHTIAEIVLHATTWHDVVRRRLEGESPEVSDAQDWPAASFSDEAGWSAAVARLFETGNTLAATIRRFEAEKVHGTRPGVDGTWFELIIGELQHVLYHAGQVGLLKKAHVRLAV
- a CDS encoding VOC family protein, which gives rise to MTTTTLQIRSLMPTLTVNDLKRSLQFYRDGLGFAVGEEMKEGGELTGVLLEAGGAGLGLSQDDFAKGRDRVKGVGMRLYLETDQDVGVLARQAKAAGITLNDGPGPLPWGPMGFTVTDPDGFKLTISNPA
- a CDS encoding SDR family oxidoreductase → MAPRERHALITGSSRGIGRGIALALARDHVKVAIHYYRNEAAAKETLAQVRKLGSDGVVVQADVTRPDEISAMLGKVKAAFGTLDIFVSNARPEAPEFFEPPLSITLKQWDTAFDSQAKAFLVGVREAVPFMRDGGRVLAITYAEGSRTGGLQPWVGMGSAKAALESLVRYFAVTLAKRGITVNAISPGWTEDSVLNTLPEQAQSLIRSWHTRGWTPMGRLGTPEDVGNVAELLCSEKAKWITGQVIYADGGASLMNPEVPPEIQIG
- a CDS encoding SIMPL domain-containing protein, producing MPGPSLGGPTLALILLAFSLAFAGWFVGKGIREIRTADRFVTVKGVAEREAKADLSLWPIQLAVPDADLSVAQSRINQNVSKVMTFLRANGIDSSDVELQGLRVTDTYANPYNPGGRQGPRFVIQQTVMVRSEKPEIVRAASQKVGDLVNAGVVLSSGPEWGAGGPSYLFRRLNDLKPSMIAEATAEARKAAEQFAKDSHSRLGGIHSANQGIFVILPRDAAGSEGGPGMSEQSQIFKTVRVVTTVEYLLRD